The Pseudarthrobacter sp. NS4 genome includes a window with the following:
- a CDS encoding penicillin-binding transpeptidase domain-containing protein, producing the protein MGKKTKLSVAVAALILGTSLVACDDGRSGAEAAATQLASAVSGLDVGSVAFDGKDAGAANDQLKTVFAALDPQKPAVEAGELALDGDNASAPLNYTWSFGDAEWKYTVSAKFKKSGDKWLTVWDPAILVPGLADSEILTKGSQSPQRADILGAGDIPLVTYRPVVNVGLDKPQLGGADPADPAGKLAALVGVDPAGYTEQVKAAGAEAFVPAITLREEGRTITNEQIAAIPGARAIPASMPLAPSRIFARAVLGSVGEATAEQIEASEGALTPGDVTGIGGLQQQYDEQLRGTDAVVIRAQRADLTREQIQSSGTDPRRVLFEVAPTPGTPLKTTLDPGLQALAESTLEDVGPASALVALRPSTGAILAAASGPGSNGYNTAMLGQYAPGSIFKMVDSLAMFRNGLTPDSKVECSPTLTVDGRTFKNAEGYPEDSLGSVSLRDAFAHSCNTAFIAARNTVSQGQLEAAAMAMGLAVEAPTLGADAFLGSVPAEAAGTEHAASMIGQGKVLLSPLAAAMMAGSVAKGAPVSPQLVLNPDGGAAAAGTTSGSTAPAAQPSATATAEAPSTASEQPITAAEAASLADMMRAVVTSGHAGFLSSVPGEPVGAKTGTAEFGNENPPKTHAWIVAVQGDLAVAVFVEDGGLGATTSGPLLKEFLTAAG; encoded by the coding sequence ATGGGGAAAAAAACAAAACTTTCGGTTGCCGTAGCTGCTCTCATTCTTGGAACGTCGTTGGTGGCGTGTGACGACGGACGCAGTGGTGCTGAAGCGGCGGCCACACAACTGGCCAGTGCCGTCTCCGGGCTGGACGTAGGGTCGGTAGCCTTCGACGGCAAGGATGCCGGTGCGGCCAATGACCAGCTGAAAACTGTCTTTGCTGCCCTTGATCCGCAAAAGCCGGCGGTAGAGGCAGGCGAGCTCGCCCTGGATGGGGACAACGCTTCGGCGCCCCTGAACTACACCTGGTCCTTCGGGGATGCGGAGTGGAAGTACACGGTTTCGGCCAAGTTCAAGAAGTCCGGGGATAAATGGCTCACGGTATGGGACCCTGCCATCCTGGTCCCGGGCCTCGCGGACTCCGAAATTCTGACGAAAGGCTCCCAGTCGCCGCAACGCGCTGACATCCTCGGTGCCGGCGATATTCCCCTGGTTACCTACCGGCCCGTGGTGAACGTCGGACTCGACAAGCCGCAGCTGGGTGGGGCCGATCCGGCAGACCCGGCAGGAAAACTGGCCGCTCTGGTGGGAGTGGACCCCGCCGGCTATACGGAGCAGGTCAAGGCGGCCGGTGCGGAAGCCTTCGTTCCGGCGATCACCCTGCGTGAAGAGGGCCGTACCATCACGAACGAGCAGATCGCCGCCATTCCAGGTGCGCGTGCCATTCCTGCTTCCATGCCGCTGGCACCCAGCCGGATTTTTGCCCGCGCAGTGCTCGGCTCCGTCGGCGAGGCGACCGCTGAACAGATCGAGGCGTCGGAAGGGGCGCTGACTCCGGGAGACGTGACAGGCATTGGCGGTCTTCAGCAACAGTACGACGAGCAACTCCGGGGGACGGACGCCGTCGTTATCCGTGCCCAGCGCGCGGACCTGACCCGTGAACAGATCCAGTCTTCCGGCACGGATCCGAGGCGCGTTCTCTTCGAGGTTGCGCCAACACCGGGTACGCCGCTGAAGACCACGCTGGACCCGGGACTGCAGGCGCTTGCCGAAAGCACTTTGGAGGACGTGGGCCCGGCCTCCGCCCTCGTGGCCCTGCGCCCGTCAACGGGCGCCATCCTGGCGGCAGCGTCGGGTCCGGGCAGCAACGGCTACAACACGGCCATGCTGGGCCAGTACGCCCCCGGATCAATCTTCAAGATGGTGGACTCGCTGGCGATGTTCCGCAACGGGCTCACTCCGGATTCCAAGGTCGAGTGCAGCCCCACTCTTACCGTGGACGGACGGACGTTCAAGAACGCGGAGGGGTATCCCGAGGACTCCCTCGGTTCCGTGAGCCTCCGGGATGCCTTCGCCCATTCCTGCAACACCGCCTTCATTGCCGCCCGCAACACGGTGTCGCAGGGGCAGCTCGAGGCGGCAGCCATGGCCATGGGCCTCGCCGTGGAGGCGCCCACGCTTGGTGCTGACGCTTTCCTCGGTTCCGTCCCTGCCGAAGCAGCCGGAACGGAGCATGCCGCCTCCATGATCGGCCAGGGCAAGGTGCTTCTCTCGCCCCTTGCAGCGGCGATGATGGCCGGTTCGGTAGCCAAGGGTGCGCCGGTCTCCCCGCAGCTCGTGCTGAACCCCGACGGCGGTGCAGCTGCTGCGGGAACCACAAGCGGTTCGACAGCGCCGGCCGCACAGCCTTCGGCGACAGCCACCGCAGAAGCCCCGTCGACCGCGTCCGAGCAGCCAATCACCGCCGCAGAGGCTGCTTCCCTGGCCGACATGATGCGCGCCGTCGTCACCTCTGGACATGCAGGTTTCCTCTCATCCGTTCCCGGAGAACCCGTTGGGGCCAAGACCGGCACGGCGGAGTTCGGCAATGAGAACCCGCCCAAAACCCACGCCTGGATAGTGGCAGTGCAGGGTGACCTTGCCGTCGCTGTCTTCGTGGAGGACGGCGGCCTGGGCGCAACAACGTCCGGACCATTGCTGAAGGAATTCCTGACCGCAGCAGGCTAG
- a CDS encoding phytoene desaturase family protein, whose amino-acid sequence MPDVAVVGAGPNGLAAAAVMARAGLAVEIFEAGKTIGGGTRTTELMQPGHFHDICSAVHPMAVASPFFKAFELSRRVNLITPELSYGSPLDGGRAALAYRSLDRTAAALGRDGDAYRRLMAPLVARIDAVMDFTQNQLLRIPRNPLAAGIFGLRTLEQGSGLWNARFKEDLAPALLSGVAAHAISHQPSLGASGAGLMLGALGHAGGWPIPEGGSASIAAALADDIVAHGGVIHTDAPIDRLEDLPAARATLLNVAPQGLLNMAGSALPTRYRAALESFRYGNGSCKVDYILSGPVPWAAPELADAGTVHLGGTRAEVASAENDVDAGRHPERPYVLVAQQSRFDTGRAPAGHHTLWAYCHVPAGSSKDMTEAITAQLERYAPGFRDLVLQTHVVTAAQLADYNRNYIGGDFSVGTMDLRGLVQRPVVSRVPWRTPLPGVYLCSSSTPPGPGVTGMPGLHAARYALKDIFKLPLPALGVDASAVR is encoded by the coding sequence ATGCCTGACGTCGCCGTGGTGGGCGCCGGACCCAACGGACTTGCAGCCGCGGCGGTCATGGCGCGGGCCGGCCTCGCCGTCGAAATCTTCGAAGCGGGCAAGACAATCGGTGGTGGCACGCGGACCACTGAACTGATGCAGCCCGGCCACTTCCACGACATCTGCTCAGCCGTGCACCCGATGGCAGTCGCTTCCCCGTTCTTCAAGGCCTTTGAACTGTCCCGCAGGGTGAACCTGATAACCCCGGAACTGTCTTACGGATCTCCCCTGGACGGTGGCAGGGCCGCCCTCGCTTACCGGTCGCTGGACAGGACAGCGGCCGCGTTGGGCCGCGACGGCGATGCCTACCGGCGGCTCATGGCGCCTCTTGTGGCCCGCATCGACGCCGTTATGGACTTCACCCAGAACCAGCTTCTCCGCATACCCCGCAATCCGCTGGCAGCCGGGATTTTCGGGCTGCGGACCCTGGAGCAGGGATCCGGACTGTGGAATGCCCGGTTCAAGGAAGACCTCGCGCCCGCCCTGCTCAGCGGGGTTGCCGCCCACGCCATCTCCCATCAGCCCTCCCTTGGCGCTTCCGGCGCCGGGTTGATGCTGGGGGCACTTGGGCATGCCGGGGGATGGCCCATTCCGGAAGGCGGCTCGGCTTCCATTGCTGCCGCATTAGCGGACGACATCGTTGCGCATGGCGGTGTTATCCACACCGATGCGCCTATCGACCGCCTGGAAGATCTTCCCGCTGCCCGTGCAACTTTGTTGAATGTCGCCCCGCAAGGCCTGCTGAACATGGCCGGTAGCGCCCTTCCCACGCGCTACCGGGCGGCGCTGGAATCCTTCAGGTACGGGAATGGCTCGTGCAAAGTGGACTACATCCTTTCCGGACCTGTGCCATGGGCGGCACCGGAACTGGCAGACGCCGGAACGGTCCACCTGGGCGGTACCCGGGCTGAGGTGGCCAGTGCTGAGAACGACGTCGACGCCGGCAGGCACCCTGAACGTCCGTACGTCCTTGTGGCCCAACAGTCACGCTTCGACACTGGCCGCGCACCGGCCGGGCACCACACCCTGTGGGCCTACTGCCACGTTCCAGCTGGCTCAAGCAAGGACATGACCGAGGCCATCACTGCCCAACTGGAGCGTTACGCCCCTGGCTTCCGCGACCTCGTGCTGCAAACCCACGTGGTCACGGCGGCGCAGCTGGCCGACTACAACCGGAACTACATCGGCGGGGACTTCAGCGTGGGCACCATGGATCTCCGGGGCCTTGTCCAGAGGCCAGTGGTGTCCCGGGTGCCGTGGCGTACTCCCTTGCCCGGAGTGTACTTGTGTTCGTCCTCCACTCCGCCGGGTCCGGGGGTCACGGGAATGCCCGGACTGCACGCCGCAAGGTACGCGCTTAAAGACATCTTCAAGCTGCCTTTACCAGCGCTGGGAGTCGACGCTTCTGCGGTGCGCTGA
- a CDS encoding DeoR/GlpR family DNA-binding transcription regulator, with protein MKTEERHRTIAEILRGRPEVSVEELILACDASGATIRRDLEVLAANGVLRRIHGGARSLIAQGMNPGYGQRELEDQDVKKRIAAAVADLLRDREHVWLDSGSTATEVARAVAGRDLTLMPMSLRSLNAAAGEDSPAGVRPSLLLPGGSLVPGELCFRGPLAESNIRSLRFDTAVVTPCAVDLKDGLLAHDLEDAAVKRAGLEAGARVVLAAASAKWNAHARVLVAGLERVDVMVTDKEFSAGERAQLDEYSVEVVNV; from the coding sequence ATGAAGACGGAGGAGCGGCACCGTACTATTGCCGAAATCCTGCGCGGCCGGCCGGAAGTGAGCGTTGAAGAGCTGATTCTTGCCTGCGATGCCTCGGGCGCAACCATCCGCCGCGACCTTGAAGTACTGGCCGCCAACGGTGTGCTCCGACGCATCCACGGCGGAGCCAGGAGCCTGATCGCCCAGGGCATGAATCCAGGTTATGGCCAGCGCGAGCTGGAGGATCAGGACGTCAAAAAGCGGATTGCCGCAGCCGTGGCAGACCTGCTGCGGGACCGGGAGCATGTCTGGCTGGACAGCGGCAGTACCGCCACGGAGGTGGCGCGGGCAGTAGCAGGCAGGGACCTCACCTTGATGCCCATGTCCCTGCGGTCACTCAATGCGGCGGCCGGTGAAGACAGCCCCGCCGGCGTCCGGCCGTCCCTCCTGTTGCCCGGGGGAAGCCTGGTGCCGGGCGAATTATGCTTCCGCGGACCCCTGGCAGAGTCAAACATCAGGTCGCTGCGGTTTGATACCGCCGTCGTTACACCCTGCGCCGTGGACCTCAAGGACGGGCTGCTCGCCCACGACCTGGAGGATGCGGCGGTAAAACGGGCAGGTCTCGAAGCCGGTGCCCGGGTGGTGCTGGCCGCTGCTTCGGCAAAGTGGAACGCACATGCACGGGTGCTGGTGGCAGGCCTGGAACGGGTGGACGTGATGGTGACGGACAAGGAATTCAGCGCCGGGGAGCGCGCCCAACTCGACGAATACTCAGTGGAAGTAGTGAATGTATGA
- a CDS encoding ABC-F family ATP-binding cassette domain-containing protein: protein MAHIDVSGIDYFLSDGTQLLNGVTFKVPDGTKTALIGPNGTGKTTLFRIIAGDLTPDEGVIGRSGNMGIMRQFVGQVRDDSTVRDLLVSAAPPALAAAAREVDEAELAMMEHDDEPTQMRYAQAIVDWGDAGGYDVETVWDEVCMAALGLPFDHAQHRPASSLSGGEQKRLVLEALFAGPDDLLLLDEPDNYLDVPGKRWLEEKLNESKKTVFFISHDRELLNNAAGRIVTLEPGINGAAAWIHGGGFGSYVEARADRNARFEELRKRWDEEHIKLKELVNMYKNKAAFRSDMANRYHAAQTRLAKFLEVGPPEALPIEQNVRMRLKGGRTAKRAIVAERLELTGLMKPFSTEVWFGDRVGVLGSNGSGKSHFLRLLATGGTDPEREHLPVSDVEIAEVPHEGTVKLGARIRPGFFAQTHVRPDLLGKTLLEILHRGDEHRSGLGREAAAGALDGYGLAGQSEQKYESLSGGQQARFQILLLQLSGATLLLLDEPTDNLDLHSAEALERAIDHFEGTVLAVTHDRWFARTFDRFLVFGSDGKVYESAEPVWDEKRVERAR, encoded by the coding sequence GTGGCCCATATTGACGTTTCCGGTATCGATTACTTCCTCTCCGACGGCACCCAGTTGCTGAACGGGGTGACCTTCAAGGTTCCGGATGGCACCAAGACTGCTTTGATCGGACCCAACGGGACGGGTAAAACAACCCTTTTCCGGATCATCGCCGGTGACCTCACGCCGGACGAGGGCGTCATTGGACGGTCCGGAAACATGGGGATCATGCGCCAGTTCGTAGGCCAGGTCAGGGACGACTCCACCGTCCGCGATCTCCTGGTCTCCGCTGCACCGCCCGCGCTTGCTGCCGCTGCCCGCGAGGTTGACGAGGCTGAACTCGCCATGATGGAGCACGACGACGAACCGACCCAAATGCGGTATGCGCAGGCCATCGTGGACTGGGGCGACGCCGGAGGCTACGACGTCGAGACGGTCTGGGACGAGGTGTGCATGGCTGCGCTGGGACTGCCCTTTGACCACGCACAGCACCGCCCGGCGTCGAGCCTTTCCGGCGGTGAGCAAAAACGGCTGGTCCTGGAGGCGCTCTTTGCCGGCCCGGATGACCTCCTGCTGCTGGACGAACCGGACAACTACCTGGACGTGCCCGGTAAGCGCTGGCTTGAGGAAAAGCTTAACGAATCCAAAAAAACCGTCTTCTTCATCAGTCACGACCGCGAACTTCTGAACAATGCCGCGGGACGCATCGTGACGCTGGAGCCGGGAATCAACGGGGCGGCGGCATGGATCCACGGCGGCGGATTCGGCTCCTATGTCGAGGCGCGCGCGGACCGGAATGCCCGTTTCGAGGAACTTCGCAAACGTTGGGACGAGGAGCACATCAAGCTCAAGGAGCTCGTCAACATGTACAAGAACAAGGCAGCCTTCCGCTCCGACATGGCCAACAGGTACCACGCAGCCCAGACCCGTCTTGCCAAGTTCCTTGAAGTGGGGCCGCCGGAGGCGCTGCCCATCGAGCAGAATGTGCGGATGCGGCTCAAGGGCGGCCGCACCGCCAAGCGTGCCATAGTGGCGGAACGGCTGGAACTGACCGGGCTCATGAAGCCGTTCTCCACGGAAGTGTGGTTCGGCGACCGCGTGGGCGTCCTGGGTTCGAACGGCTCGGGCAAGAGCCACTTCCTCCGCCTGCTCGCCACCGGGGGAACCGATCCGGAGCGGGAGCACCTGCCTGTGTCCGATGTTGAGATCGCCGAGGTTCCCCATGAGGGCACCGTGAAACTCGGGGCCCGCATCCGTCCGGGTTTCTTCGCCCAGACGCATGTGCGGCCGGATCTGCTCGGCAAGACGCTCCTCGAGATCCTGCACCGCGGTGATGAGCACCGCTCAGGCCTTGGCCGGGAAGCAGCGGCCGGGGCGCTGGACGGTTACGGGCTAGCGGGACAGTCCGAGCAGAAGTACGAGTCCCTCTCCGGCGGCCAGCAGGCACGGTTCCAGATCCTGCTGCTGCAGCTCAGCGGCGCCACCTTGCTGCTGTTGGACGAGCCGACTGACAACCTGGACCTGCATTCCGCGGAGGCATTGGAGCGGGCCATCGACCATTTTGAGGGGACGGTCCTGGCCGTCACGCATGACCGCTGGTTCGCCCGCACCTTCGACCGTTTCCTGGTGTTCGGATCCGATGGAAAAGTGTACGAATCAGCAGAGCCGGTCTGGGACGAGAAACGCGTCGAGCGCGCCCGCTGA
- a CDS encoding CCA tRNA nucleotidyltransferase, producing MAHAHHKTDSHTVDFQVDPVVLELGQRFVDAGHELSLVGGPVRDLFLGRTSPDLDFTTDATPDQTVALIKKWADNFWEIGRAFGTIGMRKDGFQIEITTYRAEAYDAESRKPVVAFGSSLTDDLLRRDFTINAMALKLPTMELVDPFGGVRDLHASVLATPGAPEASFSDDPLRMMRAARFAAQLGVTVHDDVREAMTRMAERITIISAERVRDELVKLICGAQPRVGVDLLVDTGLAEFVLPEVSALRLESDEHHRHKDVYQHSLQVLEQATQLETDADGPVPAPDFVLRFAALMHDVGKPATRRFEPGGAVSFRHHDMVGAKLTSKRMKALRFDNDSTKAVARLVELHMRFYGYGEAGWSDSAVRRYVTDAGPLLERLHRLTRSDVTTRNQRKAERLAFAYDDLEARIAALREQESLDAVRPDLDGARIMELLSLKPGPVVGKAYKFLLNERMEHGPLPVGEAEARLLRWWAEQPESAPAAAEAGMSPAAVEPFPSEETQ from the coding sequence ATGGCGCACGCACATCACAAGACTGATTCCCACACCGTCGATTTCCAGGTGGACCCGGTGGTCCTGGAGCTCGGGCAGCGCTTTGTCGACGCCGGCCACGAACTGTCTTTGGTGGGCGGACCGGTGCGGGACCTGTTCCTGGGACGCACCTCGCCCGACCTGGACTTCACCACGGACGCCACCCCGGACCAGACGGTCGCCCTGATCAAGAAGTGGGCGGACAACTTCTGGGAGATTGGCCGGGCCTTCGGAACCATTGGCATGCGCAAGGACGGGTTCCAGATTGAAATCACCACCTACCGGGCAGAAGCCTATGACGCCGAGTCCCGCAAGCCGGTGGTGGCGTTCGGCTCGTCCCTGACGGATGACCTGCTGCGCCGTGACTTCACCATCAACGCCATGGCCTTGAAACTGCCCACCATGGAACTTGTGGATCCGTTCGGAGGCGTCCGGGACCTGCACGCGTCCGTGTTGGCCACGCCCGGGGCACCTGAGGCGTCCTTCTCCGATGACCCTCTGAGGATGATGCGGGCTGCCAGGTTCGCGGCCCAGCTGGGAGTGACAGTCCACGACGACGTCCGGGAAGCCATGACCCGCATGGCCGAACGCATCACCATCATTTCCGCCGAGCGGGTCCGCGACGAGCTGGTCAAGCTCATCTGCGGGGCTCAGCCCCGTGTGGGTGTGGACCTGCTGGTGGACACGGGTCTCGCCGAATTCGTGTTGCCCGAAGTGTCCGCCCTCCGCCTCGAGTCCGATGAGCACCACCGCCACAAGGACGTCTACCAGCACTCCCTGCAGGTTCTGGAACAGGCAACCCAGCTGGAGACGGACGCTGACGGCCCGGTACCCGCCCCCGACTTTGTGCTGCGCTTCGCAGCATTGATGCACGACGTCGGCAAGCCGGCTACGCGGCGCTTCGAACCGGGCGGGGCGGTCAGCTTCCGCCACCACGACATGGTGGGCGCCAAACTGACGTCGAAACGCATGAAGGCCCTGCGTTTCGACAATGACTCCACCAAGGCCGTTGCGCGCCTCGTGGAGCTGCACATGCGCTTCTACGGCTACGGCGAGGCCGGCTGGAGCGACTCGGCGGTCCGCCGGTACGTTACCGACGCCGGTCCGCTGCTGGAACGCCTGCACCGGCTCACCCGTTCCGATGTCACTACCCGAAACCAGCGAAAGGCTGAGCGGCTGGCTTTTGCCTATGACGACCTCGAAGCCCGCATCGCCGCGCTGAGGGAGCAGGAGTCACTGGATGCCGTGCGCCCGGACCTGGACGGTGCCCGGATCATGGAACTGCTCAGCCTCAAGCCCGGCCCAGTGGTAGGTAAGGCCTACAAGTTCCTGCTCAACGAGCGGATGGAACACGGTCCTTTGCCCGTCGGGGAAGCGGAAGCCCGGCTGCTCCGCTGGTGGGCCGAACAGCCCGAATCGGCACCTGCCGCAGCGGAGGCCGGAATGTCTCCCGCCGCCGTCGAACCTTTCCCTTCTGAGGAGACCCAGTGA
- a CDS encoding glycosyltransferase family 87 protein, with protein MEETQPPGRRGRARLVVPSRSDMLLRNFTEVVGGPLGRRSDPGVVSPGIFTVERVLILLTVVAALIGVLLKSYCRANGWESPSQFYATCYSDFPELFRNRGLAEGAVPILGSQFEYPVLVGLIAGLTAWLVPGTGTSEGRVLAYFDINAALLAVVAMITVLATARTSARRPWDAAMVALAPGIILAGTINWDLWTVCLLAVGMYFFARQRLVPAGILIGLATATNLYPLLVLGAILLLALRSGRLRALLVTGGAAAMTWTAVNLPFAAANFGGWTYYFRFAADREAGYSSPWFAYNLVAGRLRWSELSPAAVDLLAPGLFVVLFAAIAVVALAAPRRPRLAQLAFLLVAAFILTNKAYSPQFVVWLIPLLALARPRWRDFLIWQGIEGLHWAAVWMYLGQVTSAGSSQHNLDMPYYVLAVAAHMAAVAYLMLRVAWDIYNPDYDPIRRHHVDDPHGGPFARAPDRFRLSLRRPADSLLPGKAASNA; from the coding sequence ATGGAGGAGACCCAGCCCCCGGGGCGCCGAGGACGGGCCAGACTGGTGGTTCCCAGCCGCAGCGACATGTTGCTGCGGAACTTCACGGAAGTGGTTGGCGGTCCGCTGGGGCGCAGATCCGACCCAGGTGTCGTTTCACCCGGCATATTCACTGTGGAACGGGTACTGATCCTCCTCACCGTCGTTGCGGCACTCATCGGCGTACTGCTCAAAAGCTATTGCCGCGCCAACGGCTGGGAATCCCCCAGCCAGTTCTACGCCACCTGCTATTCGGACTTTCCTGAGCTCTTTCGGAACCGCGGGCTGGCGGAGGGCGCCGTCCCCATTCTCGGCAGCCAGTTCGAATATCCGGTCCTTGTAGGCCTCATCGCCGGGCTGACGGCCTGGTTGGTTCCGGGTACCGGGACATCGGAGGGACGGGTCCTGGCCTACTTCGACATCAATGCGGCGCTGCTGGCGGTGGTGGCCATGATCACGGTCCTCGCAACCGCCAGGACGTCCGCGCGCCGGCCCTGGGATGCCGCAATGGTGGCCCTGGCGCCCGGAATCATTCTCGCGGGCACCATAAACTGGGACCTGTGGACGGTGTGCCTGCTCGCCGTCGGCATGTATTTTTTCGCTCGTCAGCGGCTGGTACCGGCCGGGATCCTGATAGGACTCGCGACCGCCACCAACCTGTACCCGCTGCTCGTTCTGGGTGCCATCCTGCTGCTGGCCCTTCGGTCGGGCCGGCTTCGTGCCCTGCTGGTCACAGGTGGTGCAGCGGCGATGACGTGGACGGCGGTTAACCTGCCTTTCGCGGCAGCAAACTTTGGCGGGTGGACGTACTATTTTCGGTTCGCCGCCGACCGTGAAGCGGGCTACAGTTCGCCGTGGTTCGCCTACAATCTGGTGGCCGGCAGGCTGCGATGGTCCGAGCTGAGCCCCGCCGCTGTGGACCTGCTCGCGCCCGGCCTGTTTGTGGTGTTGTTTGCTGCAATTGCTGTCGTTGCGCTGGCTGCTCCCCGCCGCCCACGCCTGGCCCAGCTCGCTTTCCTCCTGGTGGCCGCCTTCATCCTCACCAACAAGGCTTACTCGCCGCAGTTTGTGGTGTGGCTGATCCCCCTCCTGGCCCTGGCCCGGCCACGCTGGCGCGACTTCCTGATCTGGCAGGGAATTGAGGGCCTGCATTGGGCCGCCGTGTGGATGTACCTTGGACAAGTGACCAGCGCAGGCTCTTCCCAGCACAACCTGGATATGCCCTACTACGTCCTCGCCGTGGCGGCGCACATGGCTGCGGTGGCCTACCTTATGCTTCGGGTGGCCTGGGACATCTACAATCCGGACTACGACCCCATCCGGCGCCACCATGTAGACGATCCCCATGGCGGGCCCTTCGCCCGCGCGCCGGATCGTTTCCGGTTGAGCCTGCGCAGGCCTGCAGATTCCCTCTTGCCCGGGAAGGCAGCCTCAAATGCCTGA
- a CDS encoding histidine phosphatase family protein — translation MTDPALVPRPQLWILRHGETEWSKSGQYTGLTDLPLTVEGEQQAVEARKVLDAVDFDLVLTSPLRRARRTAELAGFPDAQHEPLAVEWNYGDYEGISSDLIRKDNPDYLIWTHGVPNGETLDEVGARADKIIGRILGSGMDNVLIVAHGHFSRILTARWLELPPTEGRHFILGTAKVCTLGWDKKTPAIVRWGL, via the coding sequence GTGACCGATCCTGCCCTTGTCCCCCGTCCCCAGCTCTGGATCCTCCGCCACGGGGAGACCGAGTGGTCCAAGAGCGGCCAGTACACCGGGCTTACGGACCTCCCGCTCACGGTGGAAGGTGAACAGCAGGCCGTGGAAGCGCGGAAGGTGCTCGACGCCGTCGACTTCGACCTGGTGCTTACCTCACCCCTGAGGCGTGCCCGGCGGACCGCGGAACTTGCCGGGTTTCCGGACGCGCAGCACGAACCGCTGGCAGTGGAATGGAACTATGGCGACTACGAAGGCATCAGCTCCGACCTGATCCGGAAGGACAACCCCGACTACCTCATTTGGACCCACGGTGTTCCAAACGGCGAGACGCTGGACGAGGTTGGCGCCAGGGCCGACAAGATTATCGGCCGGATCCTGGGATCCGGAATGGACAACGTGCTGATCGTTGCGCACGGCCACTTCTCGAGGATCCTCACTGCCCGGTGGCTGGAACTGCCGCCCACTGAGGGCCGGCACTTCATCCTTGGAACGGCTAAAGTGTGCACGCTGGGCTGGGATAAGAAAACACCGGCAATTGTGCGTTGGGGACTCTAG
- a CDS encoding NUDIX hydrolase — translation MPSAIGAHVAPAQHSAPASLPTVEEVSAGGVVVDTSDAGLRVAIIARLNRGGRLEWCLPKGHPEGKENNEEAAVREIAEETGIEGSILAPLGSIDYWFTVSGHRVHKTVHHYLLRATGGELTIENDPDQEAVDVAWVPIQELARKLSFPNERRIADLAREVLPGHL, via the coding sequence TTGCCGTCGGCAATCGGTGCGCACGTTGCGCCTGCCCAGCATTCGGCACCGGCTTCGTTGCCAACGGTCGAGGAAGTCTCGGCCGGCGGCGTGGTGGTGGATACGTCCGACGCCGGGTTGAGGGTTGCGATCATCGCCCGCCTTAACCGCGGCGGGCGCCTCGAGTGGTGCCTGCCCAAGGGCCATCCGGAGGGCAAGGAAAACAACGAAGAGGCCGCGGTGCGGGAGATTGCCGAAGAAACCGGCATCGAGGGCAGCATCCTTGCCCCGTTGGGAAGCATCGACTACTGGTTCACGGTCAGCGGCCACCGGGTCCATAAAACCGTGCACCATTATCTCCTGCGCGCTACCGGCGGCGAGCTGACCATCGAGAACGATCCCGACCAGGAAGCCGTGGACGTGGCCTGGGTGCCCATCCAGGAGCTGGCCCGGAAATTGTCCTTCCCCAATGAGCGGCGCATCGCCGACCTCGCCCGCGAGGTCCTGCCCGGACACCTCTAA